A genome region from Polyodon spathula isolate WHYD16114869_AA chromosome 19, ASM1765450v1, whole genome shotgun sequence includes the following:
- the pnpla2 gene encoding patatin-like phospholipase domain-containing protein 2, with amino-acid sequence MFPLDSSWNISFAGCGFLGIYHIGVASCLREHAPFLVDNAKNIYGASAGALTASALVSGACLGEAGANIIEVSKEARRRFLGPLHPSFNLVKIIRGHLYKTLPADAHLLASGRLGISLTRVSDGENVLVSQFNTKEELVQACVCSAFIPVYCGLIPPTLQGVRYVDGGITDNLPQYELKNTITVSPFSGESDICPRDPSTNIHELRVTNTSIQFTLTNLYRLSKALFPPDPQVMKVMCKQGYKDGLDFIRRNGLLQFRLPVQGPSLLSVEEEEEEEEEGGMMEGARPMVAASSSMEDHIFEHLPPRLHQALVEACRERRSLFSSMSNLLPIRLASAMMLPCTLPLESAMSFTVRLLEWLPDIPEDIEWMKEQSRNVLHYLLRSAKKSLSHHLSARLSYHLELRRCQSLPLPVGSGGSGEQLQGWVRNSTSMMGLILKVEEYQRQLLPGLLCINLDMQASLSHEGLEMRPLQLSLPQDTAMAALPTGTA; translated from the exons atgtTTCCCCTGGACTCCTCTTGGAATATCTCCTTCGCTGGATGCGGGTTTCTGGGGATCTATCACATCGGAGTCGCCAGCTGCCTGCGGGAACATGCCCCGTTCTTAGTGGACAATGCCAAAAATATCTACGGGGCCTCGGCCGGGGCGCTCACCGCTTCTGCCCTGGTCAGCGGAGCCTGCCTGG GAGAGGCTGGGGCGAACATCATTGAGGTTTCGAAGGAGGCTCGGAGGCGCTTCCTGGGGCCCCTGCACCCCTCTTTCAACCTGGTGAAGATCATCAGGGGCCACCTGTACAAGACCCTACCGGCCGACGCGCACCTGCTGGCCAGCGGCCGCCTGGGCATCTCCCTGACCCGCGTCTCGGACGGGGAGAATGTGCTAGTGTCCCAGTTCAACACCAAGGAGGAGCTGGTGCAG GCGTGTGTTTGCAGCGCGTTCATCCCGGTGTACTGTGGACTGATTCCTCCAACTCTGCAGGGCGTG AGGTACGTGGACGGAGGGATCACAGACAACCTTCCACAGTACGAGCTGAAGAACACCATCACCGTGTCCCCCTTCTCCGGGGAGAGTGACATCTGCCCTCGAGACCCGTCCACCAACATCCACGAGCTGAGAGTCACCAACACCAGCATCCAGTTCACCCTCACCAACCTGTACCGGCTCTCCAAGGCTCTGTTCCCTCCGGACCCCCAG GTGATGAAGGTCATGTGCAAGCAGGGCTACAAGGACGGCCTGGATTTCATCAGGAGAAACG GGCTGCTGCAGTTCAGACTTCCTGTGCAGGGCCCCTCCTTGCTGAgtgtagaggaggaggaggaggaagaggaggagggggggatgATGGAGGGAGCGAGGCCCATGGTCGCTGCCAGCTCCAGTATGGAGGATCACATCTTCGAGCACCTGCCTCCTAGACTGCACCAAg CTCTGGTGGAGGCCTGCAGGGAGAGGAGGAGTCTGTTCAGCTCCATGTCCAACCTGTTACCGATCAGACTGGCCTCTGCAATGATGCTGCCCTGCACCCTGCCGCTGGAGTCTGCTATGTCCTTCACTGTGAG GTTGCTGGAGTGGCTCCCGGACATCCCTGAGGATATCGAGTGGATGAAAGAGCAGAGCCGCAACGTGCTTCACTACCTGCTGAGGAGTGCCAAGAAGAGTTTGAGCCATCACCTCTCAGCCAG GCTGTCCTATCACCTGGAGCTGCGCCGCTGTCAATCTCTGCCCCTGCCTGTGGGCTCCGGGGGCTCCGGCGAGCAGCTGCAGGGCTGGGTGCGGAACAGCACCTCCATGATGGGCCTGATTCTCAAGGTGGAGGAGTACCAGCGCCAGCTCCTCCCAGGCCTGCTGTGCATCAACCTGGACATGCAGGCCTCGCTGAGCCATGAGGGGCTGGAGATGAGACCCCTCCAGCTCTCCCTGCCCCAGGACACAGCCATGGCTGCCCTTCCGACAGGCACTGCTTAG
- the LOC121294324 gene encoding 60S acidic ribosomal protein P2-like has protein sequence MRYVAAYLLAVLGGKDSPKSGDLQKILESVGIEADDVRMDKVINELSGKKVEDVIAQGYSKLASVPAGGAAVAVASSGAAAAGSGGAAPAKVEEKKEEKKEESEESDDDMGFGLFD, from the exons ATGCGTTACGTAGCTGCTTACCTCCTGGCCGTCCTGGGCGGCAAAGACTCCCCCAAATCCGGAGACCTGCAGAAGATCCTGGAGAGCGTGGGCATCGAGGCGGATGATGTGCGCATGGACAAG GTGATCAACGAGCTGTCTGGAAAGAAGGTGGAAGATGTCATTGCCCAGG gctACAGCAAGCTGGCCAGTGTTCCAGCAGGTGGCGCCGCTGTTGCAGTGGCGAGTTCAGGAGCTGCAGCTGCTGGGAGTGGTGGTGCAGCCCCTGCTAAAG TTGAGGAGAAAAAGGAAGAGAAGAAGGAGGAATCTGAGGAGTCTGATGACGACATGGGATTCGGTCTCTTTGATTAA
- the LOC121294860 gene encoding cell cycle exit and neuronal differentiation protein 1-like, whose amino-acid sequence MDSRAKPSNAKTDPKPATKGPEKTAKKEEARPAEPAPLPGKLPSQPPAEPKPAPAPTTAAPESSDMPEAPLSEPDRDGEQSAGGEGEPAEGSACDTFETLKPFLLGGAVIAAAAAVIIGAVLLARKK is encoded by the coding sequence ATGGATTCCAGAGCGAAGCCCAGCAACGCCAAGACAGACCCCAAACCCGCCACCAAGGGGCCTGAGAAAACAGCAAAGAAGGAGGAAGCCAGGCCAGCGGAACCAGCCCCCCTCCCTGGGAAACTGCCCTCCCAGCCCCCCGCAGAGCCCAAGCCTGCCCCTGCTCCCACCACCGCGGCTCCGGAGAGCTCGGACATGCCCGAGGCACCGTTATCGGAACCCGACCGCGACGGGGAGCAGAGCGCCGGAGGGGAGGGGGAGCCAGCAGAGGGCAGCGCCTGCGATACCTTCGAGACCCTCAAACCCTTCCTCCTGGGTGGGGCCGTCATCGCTGCTGCCGCCGCTGTGATTATAGGAGCCGTGCTGCTGGCGCGCAAGAAATGA